A window from Citrobacter amalonaticus encodes these proteins:
- the sdhB gene encoding succinate dehydrogenase iron-sulfur subunit SdhB: protein MKLEFSIYRYNPDVDDAPRMQDYTLEGEEGRDMMLLDALMQLKEKDPSLSFRRSCREGVCGSDGLNMNGKNGLACITPVSALVQPGKKIVIRPLPGLPVIRDLVVDMGQFYAQYEKIKPYLLNNGQNPPAREHLQMPEQREKLDGLYECILCACCSTSCPSFWWNPDKFIGPAGLLAAYRFLIDSRDTETDSRLEGISDAFSVFRCHSIMNCVSVCPKGLNPTRAIGHIKSMLLQRSA from the coding sequence ATGAAACTCGAGTTTTCAATTTATCGCTATAACCCGGATGTTGATGACGCTCCGCGCATGCAGGATTACACCCTGGAAGGCGAAGAAGGGCGTGACATGATGCTGCTGGATGCGTTGATGCAGCTCAAAGAGAAAGACCCCAGTCTCTCTTTCCGCCGCTCCTGCCGTGAAGGCGTGTGTGGTTCAGATGGTCTGAACATGAACGGGAAGAACGGTCTGGCCTGCATCACGCCGGTATCAGCGCTGGTTCAGCCCGGTAAGAAAATTGTTATCCGTCCGCTGCCTGGTTTGCCGGTGATCCGCGATTTGGTAGTAGACATGGGGCAATTCTATGCACAATATGAGAAGATTAAGCCTTACTTATTGAATAATGGGCAAAATCCTCCGGCTCGTGAGCATTTACAGATGCCAGAGCAGCGGGAAAAACTCGATGGGCTGTATGAATGCATTCTGTGCGCCTGCTGCTCAACGTCTTGCCCATCCTTCTGGTGGAATCCGGATAAGTTTATCGGTCCGGCGGGTCTGTTAGCGGCCTATCGCTTCCTGATCGACAGCCGTGATACCGAGACGGACAGCCGCCTGGAAGGGATAAGCGATGCATTCAGCGTATTCCGCTGTCACAGCATCATGAACTGCGTCAGTGTATGTCCTAAGGGGCTGAACCCGACGCGCGCCATCGGCCATATTAAGTCGATGCTGTTGCAACGCAGTGCGTAA